A single region of the Bacteroidales bacterium genome encodes:
- a CDS encoding tryptophanase has translation MISEPHKIKTVRNINFINHNDRVDTLLNANYNTFHIHSGKVIFDMTSQGTSAVSQEQISGLYIGDETYAGSRNFEYLEKAVLTVFGYKHVCPTHNVIGAHKLITTTMVTSDNTIFANSKKTEELTKDYNSKVEVLIGNESVFQGNIDINSLKQKIDGKKVPYIYIELFADGYKPVSIENIKEVQEIAKKNNTIIVLNGSYIVSNALYIKENSNAYKNASISDIVKNITKYADVFVIDAGQEPRANAGGMIATNNDKLYDMYMNEVVAYEGLHTYGGMAGRTIEVFARGIEEMIKEEQAAWIYQQINLLSTLIKNIPHFKGADGVYINANEFLSNIKNNQSHTLAAALYLKSGVRAFIQGIYTNCGILPLQIPRLSFTNEQIKQIAEAVNELYNERNIITELTLTNKPSWNDEAIFKWKRPILNDFKFNCEPFIIYTFEYIGEITREEREKHAKEAGYNTFLLLSKHVGIDLLTDSGTCAQTVEQWAKYQTSSETQASSDDYFNLVKELQEVTGYKYIIPTHQGRAAEHIMSQCLIKGGFVPGNMYFTTTKLHQEMAGGAFADVIVNEAHDPQSNFQWKGNIDIKKIDAIVKEHGAKSIPYISFELSVNLAGGQPVSMQNAKDVYNYCEKHNIPVMFDATRAVENAYMIKKKDPDYCNVSIKDILRELFSYGHGCTVSAKKDYLVNIGGFLAIKDDEIFYKDSLEMLRKYEGSVTNGGLSAGDLAVFAQGVREMVDEKYIMARVEQTQYLGKKLMEGGVPIVEPAGTHAIFLDAKRFLPHVDQDEYPAQSLATAIYIESGIRAMERGNVSKGRDPKTGKNYRPALELVRLTIPRRAYTNAHMDLVAEGIINVYKKRDSIKGLKFTYEPDKLRFFQGRFEKV, from the coding sequence ATGATTTCAGAACCCCACAAAATTAAAACTGTAAGAAACATCAACTTTATAAATCATAATGACAGAGTTGATACATTGCTGAACGCAAATTACAATACTTTTCATATTCATTCGGGCAAAGTTATTTTTGATATGACAAGCCAGGGAACCAGTGCTGTAAGCCAGGAGCAAATATCAGGATTATACATAGGCGATGAAACTTATGCAGGCAGCCGCAATTTCGAATATCTTGAAAAAGCCGTATTAACTGTTTTCGGGTATAAACATGTTTGTCCTACTCATAATGTTATAGGAGCGCATAAACTTATAACCACAACAATGGTTACAAGCGACAATACAATATTTGCAAATTCAAAAAAAACAGAAGAATTAACAAAAGATTACAATAGCAAAGTAGAAGTATTGATAGGAAATGAATCTGTATTTCAGGGAAACATTGACATAAATTCCTTGAAGCAGAAAATTGATGGAAAAAAAGTTCCATATATTTATATTGAATTATTCGCAGATGGCTATAAACCGGTATCTATTGAAAATATAAAAGAAGTTCAGGAAATTGCAAAAAAGAATAATACCATAATTGTATTAAACGGTTCATATATTGTTTCAAATGCTTTATATATCAAGGAAAATTCAAATGCTTATAAGAATGCTTCGATATCTGACATTGTAAAAAACATAACAAAATATGCCGATGTGTTTGTAATAGATGCAGGACAGGAACCAAGAGCAAATGCCGGCGGCATGATTGCAACTAACAACGATAAGTTGTATGATATGTACATGAATGAAGTTGTTGCTTATGAAGGACTGCATACGTATGGTGGAATGGCAGGCAGGACTATTGAAGTATTTGCACGCGGTATCGAAGAAATGATAAAAGAAGAACAGGCAGCATGGATTTACCAGCAAATAAATTTACTTTCAACATTAATAAAAAATATTCCGCACTTTAAAGGTGCTGACGGTGTTTATATCAATGCAAATGAATTTTTATCAAACATCAAAAATAATCAATCGCATACTCTGGCTGCCGCTTTATATTTAAAATCAGGAGTGAGAGCATTCATTCAAGGGATATACACTAATTGCGGCATATTGCCATTGCAAATTCCACGATTGAGTTTTACAAACGAACAGATTAAACAAATTGCAGAAGCCGTTAATGAACTTTATAATGAAAGAAATATAATTACAGAATTAACATTGACAAACAAACCATCGTGGAATGATGAAGCCATCTTCAAATGGAAAAGACCTATACTAAATGATTTTAAATTTAATTGTGAGCCGTTTATTATTTACACTTTTGAATATATAGGTGAAATCACAAGGGAAGAACGCGAGAAGCACGCAAAAGAAGCAGGTTATAATACATTCTTATTGCTATCAAAACATGTCGGGATTGATTTATTGACAGATTCCGGAACTTGTGCACAAACTGTTGAACAATGGGCAAAGTACCAGACAAGCTCGGAAACACAAGCTTCTTCTGACGATTATTTTAATCTGGTAAAAGAATTGCAGGAAGTTACAGGTTATAAATATATAATTCCAACCCATCAGGGCAGAGCAGCCGAGCATATAATGTCGCAATGTCTTATAAAAGGAGGTTTTGTTCCGGGTAATATGTATTTTACAACAACCAAGTTGCATCAGGAAATGGCGGGAGGAGCATTTGCAGATGTAATAGTTAACGAAGCACACGACCCGCAATCGAATTTCCAATGGAAAGGAAATATTGACATTAAAAAAATTGATGCAATTGTTAAAGAACACGGTGCAAAAAGCATTCCTTACATCAGCTTTGAGCTAAGTGTGAACCTTGCGGGAGGTCAGCCCGTGTCTATGCAAAATGCAAAAGACGTTTATAACTATTGCGAAAAACATAATATTCCTGTTATGTTCGATGCCACAAGGGCTGTTGAAAATGCTTATATGATTAAGAAAAAAGACCCTGATTATTGCAACGTTTCAATTAAAGATATTTTAAGGGAACTATTCAGCTACGGTCATGGCTGCACTGTTTCGGCAAAAAAAGATTATCTTGTAAACATAGGAGGATTTCTCGCTATAAAAGACGATGAAATATTTTATAAGGATTCATTGGAAATGCTCAGGAAATACGAAGGTTCTGTTACGAACGGAGGACTGTCTGCCGGTGATTTAGCTGTTTTTGCACAAGGTGTTAGAGAAATGGTTGATGAAAAATATATAATGGCTCGTGTTGAACAAACTCAGTATCTGGGAAAGAAATTAATGGAAGGAGGAGTTCCGATAGTTGAGCCGGCAGGAACACATGCTATTTTCTTGGATGCAAAAAGATTTTTACCTCATGTTGACCAGGACGAATATCCTGCACAATCGCTTGCAACGGCAATTTATATAGAATCAGGCATTAGAGCAATGGAAAGAGGAAATGTTTCGAAAGGTCGCGACCCAAAAACCGGTAAAAATTATCGTCCTGCACTGGAACTTGTACGGTTGACAATTCCGAGAAGAGCATACACAAATGCTCACATGGATTTAGTTGCGGAAGGAATTATTAATGTTTATAAAAAACGTGACTCAATAAAAGGATTAAAATTTACTTACGAACCTGATAAACTAAGATTTTTTCAGGGTAGATTCGAGAAAGTTTAA
- a CDS encoding FliG C-terminal domain-containing protein: protein MKLLCFYFQVHQPFRLKRYRFFDIGNDHNYFDDYQNRYILRRIAGKCYLPTNQILLDLIKEYGKKFKVCFSISGVALDQFEMFAPDVLESFQKLAATGCVEFLAETYSHSLSSLKSKDEFFSQVEAHSNKVERLFGQKPTVFRNTELIYSDYIGQMVAEMGYKAMLTEGAKHILGWKSNNYLYCNAINPKLKILLKNYQLSDDIAFRFSQQSWSEWPLTAEKYVSWLNSVNQKEEVVNLFMDYETFGEHQWPETGIFEFLKALPHKVFRDSKYIFCTPSEVAAKLQPVAQFNVPYPISWADEERDLTAWLGNELQNDAFNKLYELEDKVRKCGDAEIQRDWKYLQTSDHFYYMCTKWFADGDVHKYFNPFNSPYEAFINYMNILSDFKMRLDEFDAIETTIPKEIVKVAEEAKKIRKKPKSKRIVSTPRKHNNISKFEQITKVTDALIKKILKETDLKIVAKALKTTTVDIKNKFFFNLSKKSSTVLESKIKELKNLKKKDIAESQKHIIEVIKKHL, encoded by the coding sequence ATGAAGCTACTTTGTTTTTACTTTCAGGTTCATCAGCCGTTTCGGCTTAAAAGATACCGCTTTTTTGACATTGGCAACGACCATAATTATTTTGATGATTATCAGAACCGCTACATTCTCAGAAGAATTGCAGGCAAATGTTATTTGCCCACAAATCAGATATTGCTCGATTTAATAAAAGAATACGGTAAAAAATTTAAAGTGTGTTTTTCCATTTCAGGTGTTGCATTAGACCAGTTCGAAATGTTTGCTCCCGATGTACTCGAAAGTTTTCAAAAACTTGCAGCTACGGGTTGTGTGGAATTTTTGGCAGAAACATATTCTCATTCTCTTTCTTCATTGAAAAGTAAAGATGAATTCTTTTCACAGGTTGAAGCACATTCAAATAAAGTAGAAAGATTATTCGGACAAAAACCCACAGTATTCCGCAATACAGAGTTGATTTATTCCGATTACATAGGACAGATGGTTGCCGAAATGGGCTATAAAGCAATGCTTACCGAAGGTGCAAAACATATTCTCGGTTGGAAAAGCAATAATTATCTTTATTGTAATGCCATTAATCCGAAACTCAAAATTTTACTTAAAAATTATCAACTTAGCGATGATATTGCATTTCGTTTCTCACAACAAAGCTGGAGCGAATGGCCTCTTACCGCCGAAAAATATGTTTCGTGGTTGAATTCCGTTAACCAAAAAGAAGAAGTTGTAAATTTATTTATGGATTATGAGACATTCGGTGAACACCAATGGCCAGAAACAGGAATTTTCGAATTTCTGAAAGCATTGCCTCACAAAGTATTCAGAGATTCCAAATATATTTTCTGCACTCCAAGTGAAGTTGCTGCCAAACTTCAGCCGGTTGCACAGTTCAATGTTCCTTATCCTATTTCATGGGCTGACGAAGAACGCGATTTAACTGCATGGCTTGGCAATGAACTTCAGAACGATGCATTTAATAAACTTTATGAACTCGAAGATAAAGTAAGAAAATGCGGAGATGCTGAAATTCAGCGCGATTGGAAATATCTGCAGACAAGCGACCATTTTTACTACATGTGTACAAAATGGTTTGCCGATGGCGATGTGCATAAATACTTCAATCCATTTAATTCACCATATGAGGCATTTATAAATTACATGAATATTTTATCCGATTTTAAAATGCGACTCGATGAATTTGATGCTATTGAAACAACTATTCCTAAAGAAATAGTGAAGGTTGCCGAAGAAGCAAAAAAAATAAGAAAAAAACCAAAATCAAAAAGAATTGTAAGCACTCCCAGAAAACATAATAATATAAGCAAATTTGAACAGATAACAAAGGTTACCGATGCACTTATTAAAAAAATATTAAAGGAAACCGATTTGAAAATAGTAGCGAAAGCTCTTAAAACTACGACCGTTGATATAAAAAATAAATTCTTTTTTAACCTCAGCAAAAAATCTTCAACAGTTCTTGAATCAAAAATAAAGGAACTGAAAAACCTTAAAAAGAAAGATATTGCCGAAAGCCAAAAACATATTATTGAGGTGATTAAGAAGCATTTGTAA
- a CDS encoding glycosyltransferase family 4 protein has translation MKVLMFGWEFPPHITGGLGTACLGITKGLLKNGVEVIFVVPKAYGDETNDIRIVNASDIIIDIKEEIFKDYWKKLTYIEIGSCLIPYLSEEEFEKANTQSVFDHNDYYSSIFSSSFKFTGKYSKDLMLEVARYALIAAKVASESEFDVIHAHDWLTYPAGVTAKQVSGKPLVIHVHATEFDRSGENINQNVYDIERMGMHAADKIIAVSNYTRQIIIDRYGIAPEKVVAVYNAVDRVDCDFSKYKKAVKEKIVTFLGRVTFQKGPDYFVEAANKVLQSDKNIRFVMAGSGDMLNRMIKRVAQLGISDKFHFAGFLAGDDVDRMFAMSDAYVMPSVSEPFGISPLEAMRSNVPVIISKQSGVAELLKHAIKIDFWDIDAIADAIYGLLHYDALPRMFIAYGKSEVDNLKWENAGSKVREVYEAIC, from the coding sequence ATGAAAGTATTAATGTTTGGATGGGAATTTCCGCCTCATATCACAGGAGGTCTTGGTACCGCGTGTTTGGGGATTACAAAAGGGTTATTAAAAAATGGAGTGGAAGTGATTTTTGTTGTTCCTAAAGCTTACGGCGATGAAACAAACGACATTAGGATTGTTAACGCAAGCGATATTATTATTGATATAAAAGAAGAAATATTTAAAGATTACTGGAAAAAACTTACTTATATAGAAATCGGTTCATGCTTGATTCCTTATTTATCCGAAGAAGAATTTGAAAAAGCAAATACACAATCGGTTTTTGACCACAATGATTATTATTCCTCAATATTTTCATCTTCTTTTAAATTCACCGGAAAATATTCAAAAGACCTGATGCTCGAAGTAGCACGCTATGCTCTTATTGCAGCCAAAGTTGCTTCGGAAAGTGAGTTTGATGTAATTCATGCTCACGACTGGCTGACTTATCCTGCCGGTGTTACAGCAAAACAGGTTTCGGGAAAACCATTGGTAATTCATGTTCATGCTACTGAATTCGACAGGTCGGGCGAAAATATAAACCAAAACGTTTACGATATTGAAAGAATGGGAATGCATGCAGCAGATAAAATTATTGCTGTTAGCAACTATACTCGCCAGATTATAATTGACCGGTACGGAATTGCTCCCGAAAAAGTAGTTGCTGTTTATAATGCTGTTGACCGTGTTGATTGCGATTTTTCGAAATATAAAAAAGCTGTTAAAGAAAAAATTGTTACATTTCTGGGAAGAGTTACTTTTCAAAAAGGTCCCGATTATTTTGTTGAAGCAGCAAATAAGGTCTTACAAAGTGATAAAAATATAAGATTTGTAATGGCTGGAAGCGGCGATATGCTTAACCGCATGATTAAACGTGTTGCTCAACTCGGCATTTCCGATAAATTTCATTTTGCAGGGTTTCTTGCAGGTGATGATGTTGACCGAATGTTTGCAATGAGCGATGCTTATGTTATGCCTTCCGTATCGGAGCCGTTCGGTATTTCACCGCTTGAGGCAATGCGTTCAAATGTTCCTGTGATAATTTCAAAACAATCGGGAGTGGCAGAATTACTTAAGCATGCAATAAAAATTGACTTTTGGGATATAGATGCCATTGCCGATGCAATTTATGGATTGCTCCATTACGATGCTCTACCGAGAATGTTCATCGCTTATGGGAAAAGTGAAGTTGATAACCTAAAATGGGAAAATGCAGGAAGTAAAGTTAGAGAAGTATATGAAGCTATTTGTTGA
- a CDS encoding amylo-alpha-1,6-glucosidase, which produces MLSIDFEKDQLANLEYSLNRELIRSNRSGSFACTTIIGCNTRKYHGLLICPQQMVDGGNHVLLSSLDETIIQKEAEFNLAIHKFPGTYHPKGHKYIRSLTNDSIPKLTYRVGNVLLSKEFLFVHNDDKLLIRYTLEEAQSPIKIKFKPLLAFRNVHSLTKANVNVDKKFEEIENGIKLRMYLGYSYLHMQFSKKAEFVPSPDWYYNVEYMEERERGYDYQEDLYIPGYFELSMKKGESVVFSAGLSKAVPSKLSAIFKNDESKRIPRNSFENCLLNSSEQFIVKRDKKTEIIAGYPWFGSWGRDTFISLPGLTLATGKPKVCKAVIDSMISDLKGPLFPNIGGSQEVPYNSVDAPLWFFWALQQYAEYTDTKNKIWDEYGKKMLQILNGYRFGTDFNIKMDNNWLIFAGDNGYALTWMDAIVAGKPVTPRVGYCVEINALWYNAIMFSLEVAKLAKNKTFIKEWKHLPGLIIDSFKETFWSKEKGYLADYVCGDFKDWAVRPNQVIATSMPYSVVSEQIRKLVLDITKSELLTPRGLRTLSPRDANYKGTYCGNPEARDSAYHQGTVWPWLIGHFAEGYLKINGKSGLAVVKRIYDGFKDTITEYGVGSIAEIYDGDPPHKAGGAISQAWSVAEVLRIGKLIEKYSK; this is translated from the coding sequence ATGTTAAGTATTGATTTTGAAAAAGACCAACTGGCAAACTTAGAGTATTCGCTGAATAGAGAACTAATAAGGTCAAACAGGTCGGGTTCATTTGCCTGTACAACTATTATCGGTTGTAATACACGAAAATATCATGGCTTGTTGATTTGTCCGCAACAGATGGTTGACGGTGGTAATCATGTATTACTTTCTTCACTTGATGAAACAATAATTCAGAAAGAAGCTGAATTTAATCTTGCCATACATAAATTTCCTGGCACATATCATCCTAAAGGTCATAAGTATATACGCTCACTTACAAATGATTCAATTCCTAAACTTACATACAGAGTTGGAAATGTGCTTTTATCAAAAGAATTTTTATTTGTTCATAATGACGATAAGTTACTCATCAGATATACATTAGAAGAAGCTCAATCACCTATAAAAATAAAATTTAAACCATTGCTTGCATTCAGAAATGTTCATTCGCTTACAAAGGCAAATGTGAATGTAGATAAAAAATTTGAAGAAATCGAGAACGGTATAAAGTTGCGGATGTATCTCGGATATTCTTATTTACACATGCAGTTTTCAAAAAAAGCCGAATTTGTTCCTTCCCCCGACTGGTATTACAATGTGGAATATATGGAAGAAAGAGAAAGGGGCTACGATTATCAGGAAGATTTATATATTCCGGGATATTTTGAATTGTCAATGAAAAAAGGTGAAAGCGTTGTGTTTTCTGCGGGCTTGTCAAAAGCTGTGCCTTCAAAGTTAAGTGCAATATTTAAAAATGATGAAAGCAAAAGAATTCCCAGAAATAGTTTTGAAAATTGTTTGCTTAATTCATCGGAACAGTTCATAGTAAAAAGAGATAAAAAAACTGAAATTATTGCGGGTTACCCATGGTTCGGAAGCTGGGGAAGAGATACTTTTATTTCCTTACCCGGTTTAACTCTTGCTACTGGAAAACCTAAAGTTTGCAAAGCAGTTATTGATTCCATGATTTCCGATTTAAAAGGTCCGCTGTTTCCTAACATCGGAGGCAGTCAGGAAGTTCCTTATAATTCCGTTGACGCTCCGCTTTGGTTTTTCTGGGCGTTACAACAATATGCCGAGTATACCGATACTAAAAATAAGATTTGGGATGAATACGGTAAAAAAATGTTGCAGATTCTTAACGGATACAGGTTCGGAACTGATTTTAATATTAAAATGGACAACAACTGGCTTATTTTTGCAGGTGATAATGGATATGCTTTAACATGGATGGACGCAATTGTCGCAGGAAAGCCCGTTACACCGCGTGTGGGTTATTGCGTTGAAATAAATGCGCTATGGTATAATGCTATAATGTTTTCTCTTGAAGTTGCAAAGCTTGCAAAAAACAAAACTTTTATAAAAGAATGGAAACATTTACCAGGATTAATTATAGATTCGTTCAAAGAAACTTTCTGGAGTAAAGAAAAAGGTTATCTCGCCGACTATGTGTGTGGCGATTTTAAGGACTGGGCGGTTAGACCTAATCAAGTTATTGCCACTTCAATGCCCTATTCTGTGGTAAGTGAACAAATAAGAAAATTAGTTTTAGATATAACAAAAAGTGAGTTGCTTACACCAAGAGGATTAAGAACATTATCGCCGCGTGATGCAAATTATAAAGGAACATATTGTGGAAATCCGGAAGCAAGAGATTCGGCTTATCATCAGGGAACTGTTTGGCCATGGCTTATTGGGCATTTTGCCGAAGGATATTTGAAAATAAATGGCAAAAGCGGACTGGCAGTTGTTAAAAGAATATATGATGGTTTTAAGGATACAATAACTGAATATGGTGTTGGCAGTATTGCGGAAATTTATGACGGAGACCCTCCTCATAAAGCCGGCGGCGCAATTTCTCAGGCATGGAGTGTAGCAGAAGTCCTGAGGATAGGTAAATTAATCGAGAAGTATTCAAAATAA
- the clpB gene encoding ATP-dependent chaperone ClpB, whose product MNLDNYTIKSQEAIQKAQEIAFGNQHQSIETGHIIKAILVVDENVAPYLLKKLNINISLFETNIDKIINSYPKAAGGQQYLSADANHALQKAVSYLKDFKDDFVSIEHLLLGLLSVHDNISQLLKDNGINEKDLKAAITDLRKGSSVKSQNAEDTLNALNKYANNLNEMARTGKLDPVIGRDDEIRRILQILNRRTKNNPILIGDPGVGKTAIAEGIAHRIVKGDIPENLKTKQIFSLDMGALIAGAKYKGEFEERLKAVVKEVISSDGEIILFIDEIHTLVGAGGSGEGAMDAANILKPALARGELRAIGATTLNEYQKYFEKDKALERRFQKVLVDEPSVTDAVSILRGLKERYENHHKVRIKDEAIIAAVDLSNRYISDRFLPDKAIDLMDEAASKLRLEINSVPEELDEAERKIRQLEIEREAIKRENDKKKLEELNKQIANLIEERNALNAKWRAEKEIVENIQQTKADIEKYKFDAEQAERSGEYGKVAEIRYGKIKETEKKLDEFMKILSEMQSHSVMIKEEVDAEDIAEVVSRWTGIPVTRMLQSEREKLLHLEEELHKRVVGQNNAIRIISDAIRRNRAGLNDAKKPIGSFIFLGTTGVGKTELAKALAEFLFNDENSLIRIDMSEYQERHTVSRLIGAPPGYIGYDEGGQLTEAIRRKPYSVLLLDEIEKAHPDVFNILLQVLDEGRLTDNKGRTANFKNTIIIMTSNVGSNIIQENFEAMNEDNENKILTKTRDEIFNVLRKTIRPEFLNRIDDIIMFSPLKKEEIRKIVEMQIEQISKMLAENQIKISITKYAIERLAELGWDQLYGARPVKRVIQRKILNELSKKILDGSVHKNSTIQIDMIDDNFIFINK is encoded by the coding sequence ATGAACTTGGATAATTATACAATAAAATCGCAGGAAGCAATTCAAAAAGCACAGGAAATTGCTTTTGGAAATCAGCATCAGTCAATAGAAACAGGACATATTATAAAAGCCATTCTTGTCGTTGATGAGAATGTTGCTCCTTATCTTTTAAAAAAACTGAATATTAATATTTCTTTATTTGAAACAAATATTGATAAAATTATAAACTCGTATCCGAAGGCAGCGGGCGGACAGCAGTACTTGTCGGCAGATGCCAATCATGCTTTGCAAAAAGCTGTTTCATATCTTAAAGATTTTAAGGATGATTTTGTATCAATTGAACATTTGCTTTTAGGATTACTTTCCGTACATGACAACATTTCTCAGCTATTAAAAGATAATGGAATTAATGAAAAAGATTTGAAAGCTGCAATTACCGATTTGCGAAAGGGCTCTTCTGTAAAATCGCAAAATGCCGAAGACACCCTGAATGCTCTTAACAAATATGCAAATAATCTGAATGAGATGGCGCGGACAGGTAAGCTCGACCCTGTGATTGGCAGAGATGATGAAATAAGAAGAATTTTACAAATACTAAATCGCAGAACAAAAAATAATCCTATTCTCATAGGCGACCCAGGCGTAGGAAAAACTGCAATTGCCGAAGGTATTGCTCACAGAATTGTAAAAGGTGATATTCCCGAAAACTTAAAAACAAAACAAATATTCTCTCTCGACATGGGTGCTCTTATTGCAGGAGCAAAATATAAAGGCGAATTTGAAGAACGCCTCAAAGCCGTTGTTAAAGAGGTAATTTCTTCGGATGGTGAAATAATTTTATTTATTGATGAAATTCATACTTTGGTCGGTGCCGGTGGAAGCGGTGAGGGTGCAATGGATGCTGCAAATATTCTCAAGCCCGCATTGGCAAGGGGCGAGCTTAGGGCAATAGGTGCTACAACTTTAAATGAATATCAGAAATATTTCGAAAAAGATAAAGCACTTGAACGCAGGTTTCAGAAAGTTTTGGTTGACGAACCATCAGTTACCGATGCTGTTTCAATTCTCCGTGGGTTAAAAGAGCGATATGAAAATCATCACAAAGTGAGAATTAAAGATGAAGCAATTATTGCTGCTGTTGACTTGTCAAACCGTTATATTTCCGACAGGTTTTTACCCGACAAGGCGATTGACTTAATGGATGAAGCAGCATCAAAGCTGCGGCTCGAAATAAATTCCGTTCCCGAAGAACTTGATGAAGCAGAAAGAAAAATCCGTCAGCTCGAAATTGAGCGAGAAGCAATTAAAAGAGAAAATGATAAGAAAAAACTCGAAGAACTTAACAAGCAAATAGCAAATCTTATTGAGGAACGAAATGCATTGAACGCTAAATGGAGAGCAGAAAAAGAAATTGTTGAAAACATCCAACAGACAAAAGCAGATATTGAAAAATATAAATTCGATGCAGAGCAAGCTGAACGCAGCGGCGAATACGGCAAAGTAGCCGAAATCAGATACGGGAAAATTAAAGAAACCGAAAAAAAGCTCGATGAGTTTATGAAAATCTTATCAGAAATGCAATCTCATTCAGTTATGATAAAAGAAGAAGTTGATGCCGAAGATATAGCAGAAGTTGTATCACGCTGGACAGGAATTCCTGTTACCAGAATGTTACAAAGCGAAAGGGAAAAACTTCTTCATCTTGAAGAAGAACTCCATAAAAGAGTTGTTGGGCAAAATAATGCAATAAGAATTATTTCAGATGCAATACGCAGAAACCGTGCCGGACTTAACGATGCAAAAAAACCAATTGGCTCATTTATTTTTCTCGGAACTACAGGTGTTGGGAAAACCGAATTGGCAAAGGCATTAGCAGAGTTTCTGTTCAATGATGAAAATTCGCTGATACGAATTGATATGTCGGAATATCAGGAACGACACACTGTTTCGCGATTGATTGGAGCTCCTCCGGGATATATCGGTTATGATGAAGGCGGACAACTCACCGAAGCAATACGCAGGAAACCCTATTCAGTCCTGCTTCTCGACGAAATCGAAAAAGCACATCCTGATGTTTTTAATATCTTACTGCAGGTTCTTGACGAAGGCAGATTGACCGACAATAAAGGCAGAACTGCAAATTTCAAAAATACCATAATCATCATGACCTCAAATGTCGGTTCAAACATAATTCAGGAAAATTTTGAGGCAATGAATGAAGATAATGAAAATAAAATTTTAACAAAAACAAGAGATGAGATTTTTAATGTGCTTCGAAAAACAATACGTCCCGAATTTCTCAACAGAATTGACGATATAATAATGTTTTCACCTTTGAAAAAAGAAGAAATCAGAAAAATCGTAGAAATGCAAATTGAACAAATAAGCAAAATGCTTGCTGAAAATCAGATAAAAATAAGCATTACCAAATATGCAATAGAACGACTGGCAGAACTCGGATGGGACCAACTATATGGAGCAAGACCTGTAAAACGTGTTATTCAGAGAAAAATACTTAACGAACTTTCTAAAAAAATACTTGATGGTTCGGTTCATAAAAATTCAACCATACAAATTGATATGATTGATGACAATTTCATCTTTATTAATAAATGA
- a CDS encoding 4Fe-4S binding protein: MAYIITEDCTACGTCIAECPVEAISEGDIYKIDPDKCTDCGACADCCPVEAIKPGE, encoded by the coding sequence ATGGCATACATAATAACAGAAGATTGTACAGCTTGCGGAACATGTATAGCTGAATGTCCCGTTGAAGCTATTTCAGAAGGTGATATTTATAAAATAGACCCTGATAAATGCACAGATTGCGGTGCTTGCGCTGATTGTTGTCCTGTTGAAGCTATTAAACCAGGAGAATAA